A part of Silvimonas soli genomic DNA contains:
- a CDS encoding glutathione peroxidase encodes MQNREGQRVPNVTFRVRENNAWKNVTTDDLFAGKTVVVFSLPGAFTPTCSSSHLPRYNELTPVLKKHGVDSVLCVSVNDTFVMNEWAADQEAGNIVMVPDGNGEFTEGMGQLVDKSDLGFGKRSWRYSMLVKDGVVQKMFIEPEKEGDPFEVSDADTMLDFVAPSAKKPDQVVVFSKVGCSFCATAKRQLTEAGYDFIEVPLDNKVRGKVLGALSGKMTAPQVFVNGKLIGGAEEVAKFVGK; translated from the coding sequence ATGCAAAACCGTGAAGGCCAACGCGTCCCCAACGTCACTTTCCGCGTCCGTGAAAACAATGCCTGGAAGAACGTCACCACTGACGATCTGTTTGCGGGCAAAACGGTTGTCGTGTTCTCGCTGCCAGGCGCATTTACCCCAACGTGTTCGTCCAGCCACCTGCCGCGCTACAACGAACTGACTCCGGTTCTGAAGAAACACGGCGTCGATAGCGTGCTGTGTGTTTCGGTGAACGACACCTTCGTGATGAACGAATGGGCCGCTGATCAGGAAGCCGGCAACATCGTTATGGTGCCAGACGGCAACGGTGAATTCACCGAAGGCATGGGCCAACTGGTCGACAAATCCGACCTTGGCTTTGGCAAGCGCAGCTGGCGCTACTCCATGCTGGTGAAAGACGGCGTGGTGCAAAAGATGTTTATCGAGCCAGAGAAAGAAGGCGATCCGTTTGAAGTGTCCGATGCCGACACCATGCTCGACTTTGTCGCCCCAAGCGCCAAGAAGCCAGACCAGGTTGTGGTGTTCAGCAAGGTCGGTTGCTCGTTCTGCGCCACTGCCAAGCGTCAATTGACTGAAGCCGGTTACGACTTCATTGAAGTGCCGCTGGACAACAAAGTGCGCGGCAAGGTACTGGGCGCACTGTCCGGCAAGATGACTGCCCCGCAAGTATTTGTGAACGGCAAGCTGATTGGCGGTGCGGAAGAAGTAGCCAAGTTCGTTGGCAAATAA
- a CDS encoding dihydrolipoyl dehydrogenase — protein MTTLKTITTDVAVIGAGTAGLAAYRAAKANGKQVIMIEGGPYGTTCARVGCMPSKLLIAAAEAAHELRHTAPFGVHVDGEIRIDRREVMDRVKRERDRFVGFVVNSVDGIPAQDKLAGFARFVDNTTLQVGFDGGEQVLVKASRVVIATGSSPAIPEPFKVFGDRLVVNDDVFSWDTLPQSVAVFGPGVIGLELGQALSRLGVKVRLFGLRGGVGPLSDPQIRDYAKAAFKQEFYFDPDAEIISMARDGDEAVITFRNLQGEVVTERFEYVLAATGRTPNVRNMGLEDIGLELDERGIPKFDADTLQCGQSPIFIAGDANNFLPLLHEAADQGKTAGTNAATYPVVQAGLRRAMIAVVFSDPQIAIVGKRFADLQPGTFVTGEVSFEDQGRSRVMLKNRGLMHVYADKVSGKFLGAEWIGPRAENIAHLLSWAVQQDMAIAQMLDMPFYHPVVEEGVRTALRDAAAALAQAA, from the coding sequence ATGACCACACTCAAAACCATCACCACCGATGTTGCAGTTATTGGCGCAGGCACGGCTGGCCTGGCGGCTTACCGCGCAGCCAAAGCCAATGGCAAGCAAGTGATCATGATCGAAGGTGGCCCTTATGGCACAACCTGTGCCCGCGTGGGCTGCATGCCCTCCAAACTGCTGATCGCCGCCGCCGAGGCCGCACATGAATTGCGTCACACCGCGCCGTTTGGCGTACATGTTGATGGTGAAATCCGCATTGATCGGCGTGAAGTGATGGACCGCGTAAAACGCGAACGTGATCGCTTTGTCGGCTTTGTGGTCAACAGCGTCGATGGCATCCCGGCGCAAGACAAACTCGCTGGTTTCGCCCGCTTTGTGGATAACACTACATTGCAAGTTGGCTTTGATGGTGGCGAGCAAGTTTTGGTCAAAGCCTCCCGCGTGGTCATCGCGACGGGTTCCAGCCCAGCGATTCCAGAACCGTTCAAAGTGTTTGGTGACCGGCTGGTAGTGAATGATGACGTTTTCAGCTGGGACACATTGCCGCAAAGCGTGGCGGTATTCGGCCCCGGTGTAATCGGTCTGGAACTGGGCCAGGCACTGTCGCGTCTTGGCGTGAAGGTCCGCTTGTTTGGTTTGCGCGGCGGGGTCGGCCCGCTGAGCGACCCACAGATTCGCGATTACGCCAAGGCTGCGTTCAAACAAGAATTCTATTTTGATCCGGATGCCGAAATCATCAGCATGGCGCGTGATGGCGACGAGGCTGTCATCACCTTCCGAAATTTGCAGGGAGAAGTGGTAACTGAGCGCTTTGAATACGTACTGGCCGCAACCGGTCGCACGCCAAATGTACGCAATATGGGCCTGGAAGATATCGGTCTGGAACTGGACGAGCGCGGCATCCCCAAGTTTGACGCCGACACGTTGCAATGTGGCCAGTCGCCCATCTTTATCGCCGGAGATGCCAACAACTTCCTGCCGCTGCTGCATGAAGCGGCGGACCAAGGCAAAACTGCGGGTACCAACGCGGCGACTTACCCGGTGGTGCAAGCCGGTTTGCGCCGGGCCATGATTGCGGTGGTGTTCTCGGACCCGCAAATCGCCATTGTTGGCAAACGCTTTGCGGATCTGCAGCCCGGTACGTTTGTGACCGGTGAGGTCAGCTTTGAAGATCAGGGCCGCAGCCGTGTCATGCTCAAGAACCGGGGCCTGATGCACGTTTATGCCGATAAAGTCAGCGGCAAGTTCCTCGGCGCAGAGTGGATCGGCCCGCGTGCCGAAAACATCGCCCACTTGCTGAGCTGGGCCGTACAGCAAGACATGGCGATTGCGCAGATGCTGGATATGCCGTTTTACCACCCGGTAGTAGAAGAGGGCGTGCGCACCGCACTGCGTGATGCCGCAGCCGCGCTGGCACAAGCCGCTTAA
- a CDS encoding penicillin-binding protein 1A has protein sequence MVSVQNKKNPLRAARGSILLFLLGLLAALAVLAVLGVAYVVLLMGPKLPDLDALTNFQPKVPLRVYTEDHVLIGEFGEERRSLVKFQDIPDVMKKAVLAIEDYRFYQHGGVDFMGIARAGVADVMHGGAAQGASTITMQVARNFFLSRDKTYSRKIYEMLLAYKIEAALSKDQILELYMNQIFLGQRAYGFASAARVYFGKDLKDISLPEAAMLAGLPKAPSAYNPVVNPKRAKIRQEYILKRMYELQYITKDQYDEAVKAPIHVVESGGQFAVHGEYIAEMVRQTLYGQYKEDAYTKGFSVTTTVNSVDQTAAYKAVRSGVMDYDRRHGYRGPEGTMELPLDADAQQDAIDDTLNQHPDNDELLAAVVISANAKEVVAVPSDGERVTITGDGLKFAANSLKASAKNPIRAGSVIRITQDAKGNWQISQMPQVEGALIALAPDNGAIKALVGGFEADGSKFNHVTQAWRQPGSTFKPFIYSAALEKGVGPATLVNDASFTLPPATPDQEAWSPKDDDQPEGPITLRRGLQKSKNLVAVRTLNFIGPVYAQQYITRFGFDAAKNPAYLPMALGAGAVTPLQLANGYAVFANGGFRVNPWLISEVRDARGNVLSKAKPVVASKDAPRVIDARNAYVMDSLLQTVAQRGTGAGSNVLGRSDLAGKTGTTNDAVDGWFAGYQHTLVAVTWLGYDQPKSLGSREFGAQLALPLWVSFMGKALQGVPQYQMTQPDNLLTIDGELYFDNMTPGNGFVAGIDLGAGDAADPDQPTASAPTADEISDKQKVIDMFKN, from the coding sequence ATGGTTTCCGTTCAGAACAAGAAAAACCCGCTGCGTGCGGCGCGCGGCAGTATTTTGCTGTTTTTGCTGGGCCTGCTGGCCGCACTGGCTGTACTGGCCGTGCTTGGGGTCGCCTACGTCGTGCTGTTGATGGGCCCTAAATTGCCCGATCTGGATGCGCTGACCAACTTCCAGCCTAAAGTGCCGTTGCGGGTTTACACCGAAGATCACGTACTGATTGGTGAGTTCGGTGAAGAACGCCGTAGCCTGGTCAAGTTTCAGGACATTCCCGATGTCATGAAAAAGGCCGTGCTGGCCATTGAGGACTACCGCTTTTACCAACATGGTGGCGTGGACTTCATGGGTATTGCCCGTGCCGGTGTGGCTGACGTCATGCACGGTGGCGCGGCGCAGGGCGCCAGTACCATCACCATGCAGGTGGCCCGTAATTTCTTCCTCTCCCGCGATAAAACTTACTCGCGCAAGATTTACGAAATGCTGCTGGCGTACAAGATCGAAGCTGCGCTCAGCAAAGACCAGATTCTTGAGTTGTACATGAACCAGATTTTCCTGGGTCAACGTGCGTACGGCTTTGCCAGTGCCGCGCGCGTGTATTTTGGCAAAGACCTCAAGGACATCTCGCTGCCTGAAGCCGCCATGTTGGCCGGTCTGCCCAAGGCACCGTCCGCTTATAACCCGGTGGTAAACCCCAAGCGCGCCAAGATTCGCCAGGAATACATCCTCAAGCGCATGTACGAACTGCAGTACATCACCAAAGACCAGTATGACGAGGCGGTCAAAGCGCCAATTCACGTGGTGGAAAGTGGCGGCCAGTTTGCGGTACACGGCGAGTACATTGCCGAAATGGTGCGCCAGACCCTGTACGGCCAGTACAAGGAAGATGCTTATACCAAGGGCTTTAGCGTCACCACCACGGTGAACTCGGTCGATCAGACCGCTGCCTACAAAGCGGTGCGTAGCGGGGTGATGGATTACGACCGTCGCCACGGCTATCGCGGCCCGGAAGGCACAATGGAGCTGCCGCTCGATGCCGATGCCCAGCAAGACGCCATTGACGACACACTCAATCAGCATCCGGACAACGATGAACTGCTGGCTGCGGTTGTGATCAGCGCCAATGCCAAGGAAGTCGTGGCGGTGCCCTCCGACGGCGAACGCGTAACGATTACTGGCGATGGCTTGAAGTTTGCCGCCAACTCGCTCAAGGCAAGCGCCAAGAATCCGATTCGCGCCGGTTCGGTTATCCGCATTACCCAGGATGCCAAGGGCAATTGGCAGATTTCGCAAATGCCGCAAGTCGAAGGCGCATTGATTGCGTTGGCGCCAGACAACGGTGCAATCAAGGCACTCGTTGGCGGCTTTGAGGCCGATGGCAGCAAGTTCAACCATGTCACGCAGGCGTGGCGCCAACCAGGTTCCACCTTCAAGCCGTTCATTTATTCGGCGGCGCTGGAGAAGGGCGTCGGCCCGGCCACGCTGGTCAACGACGCCTCGTTCACCTTGCCACCGGCCACGCCGGATCAGGAAGCCTGGTCGCCCAAGGATGATGACCAACCGGAAGGCCCGATTACGTTGCGTCGCGGTTTGCAGAAATCCAAGAATCTGGTGGCAGTGCGTACGCTCAATTTCATTGGTCCGGTTTACGCCCAGCAATACATCACGCGCTTTGGTTTTGATGCGGCCAAAAACCCGGCTTACCTGCCGATGGCGCTGGGTGCCGGTGCGGTCACGCCACTACAACTGGCCAATGGTTATGCGGTGTTTGCCAATGGCGGCTTTCGGGTTAATCCGTGGCTGATCTCCGAAGTGCGTGACGCCCGTGGCAATGTGCTGTCCAAAGCCAAGCCAGTGGTGGCCAGTAAAGACGCACCGCGGGTGATTGATGCCCGTAACGCGTATGTCATGGATAGCCTGCTGCAAACCGTGGCGCAACGCGGCACCGGCGCGGGCTCCAATGTACTGGGCCGGAGCGACCTTGCTGGCAAAACCGGTACCACCAACGATGCGGTAGATGGCTGGTTTGCTGGTTATCAACACACGCTGGTAGCCGTCACGTGGCTGGGGTACGACCAGCCCAAGAGCCTGGGTAGCCGTGAATTTGGCGCGCAACTGGCCTTGCCATTGTGGGTCTCGTTCATGGGTAAAGCGCTGCAAGGTGTGCCGCAATATCAAATGACACAGCCGGATAACCTGCTGACCATTGATGGCGAGCTTTATTTTGACAACATGACGCCGGGCAATGGTTTTGTGGCCGGGATCGATTTGGGCGCGGGCGACGCGGCTGATCCAGACCAGCCAACAGCCAGCGCGCCAACAGCGGACGAGATTTCCGACAAACAAAAAGTAATCGACATGTTCAAGAATTGA
- a CDS encoding methyl-accepting chemotaxis protein, with protein sequence MSIGKRLLLLIGFFIAGLVFILAVGIWQLGKMDDRVVQLNKDVVPSILAIKNASENYQRMRVSLFRHLVVKTAEEKTSLAQKIAGQDQQIKEELESYKSLISDDQDKTLLDADIAAYNAYLVLQKNMLDASSGSTPEQGIALMMSSYNDQLKVTDAFAAHAKYNNDLGNKARDAAQATYSSALYLLIGLGVLVLVGAVIFSVLIYRSVTTPLAAMRNGIEAVESRLDFRNRVNGSGRDEVGVTIRAFNKLQDKVQNSLKQLRGASTSVAGSATQLSDASEQVAKAAAAQSEATASMAASIEEMTVSITHVSDRAGEAQHLADESGKLVKTGRTIIGRTADEINRIADGVGVAAERLTQLEQQTQQISSVVRVIRDVADQTNLLALNAAIEAARAGETGRGFAVVADEVRKLAERTAQSTAEISKIIESVGESAQRTVAGMNEAVELVHSGVAQAGEARTVIEQIGEHAGRTVDMVSDISAALREQSQASSNIAQQVERIAQMTDENSAIAGNTSEAARNLGRLAEEMEKETAQYQL encoded by the coding sequence ATGTCCATCGGAAAGCGTCTTCTTCTTCTCATCGGTTTTTTCATTGCGGGTCTGGTGTTCATTCTGGCCGTGGGTATCTGGCAGCTGGGGAAAATGGACGACCGCGTTGTCCAGCTGAATAAAGATGTGGTGCCCAGTATTCTGGCAATTAAAAACGCGTCTGAAAATTATCAGCGGATGCGGGTTTCGCTATTTCGCCACTTGGTAGTCAAAACCGCTGAAGAAAAAACCAGCCTTGCGCAGAAAATTGCCGGACAGGATCAACAGATCAAAGAAGAACTGGAAAGCTATAAATCATTGATTTCCGACGACCAGGATAAAACACTGCTGGATGCGGATATCGCTGCGTATAACGCCTATCTGGTCCTCCAGAAAAACATGCTGGATGCTTCCAGTGGCAGTACGCCTGAGCAGGGTATTGCGCTGATGATGTCTTCGTATAACGATCAATTGAAAGTAACCGACGCTTTTGCCGCACATGCCAAATATAACAATGACCTGGGTAACAAGGCGCGAGATGCGGCTCAGGCCACTTACAGCTCCGCTTTATATTTGCTGATTGGTCTGGGTGTTCTTGTGTTGGTGGGCGCGGTCATATTCAGCGTGCTGATTTACCGTTCCGTAACTACACCACTGGCCGCCATGCGCAATGGCATTGAAGCCGTGGAAAGCCGCCTGGATTTCCGTAACCGGGTTAACGGATCTGGCCGTGACGAAGTGGGCGTCACCATCCGCGCATTCAACAAGCTGCAAGACAAAGTGCAGAACAGCCTCAAGCAACTGCGAGGTGCCAGCACCAGCGTGGCGGGCTCCGCCACGCAATTGTCGGATGCCAGCGAACAGGTGGCCAAAGCCGCAGCCGCACAAAGCGAAGCGACCGCCAGCATGGCAGCTTCGATTGAAGAAATGACGGTCAGCATCACCCATGTTTCTGATCGGGCAGGCGAGGCACAGCATTTGGCCGACGAATCGGGCAAGCTGGTCAAAACCGGTCGCACCATCATTGGCCGCACTGCGGACGAAATCAACCGCATTGCCGACGGTGTGGGCGTGGCCGCAGAACGGCTGACCCAGCTAGAACAACAAACCCAGCAGATTTCCTCTGTGGTCCGGGTGATTCGCGACGTGGCAGATCAAACCAATTTGCTGGCGCTGAACGCTGCCATTGAAGCCGCACGTGCTGGCGAAACCGGCCGGGGCTTTGCGGTGGTGGCCGATGAAGTACGCAAACTGGCAGAACGTACAGCCCAATCCACTGCGGAAATCAGCAAGATAATTGAATCGGTCGGAGAAAGCGCCCAACGCACGGTCGCCGGCATGAATGAGGCGGTCGAGCTGGTGCATTCGGGCGTGGCGCAAGCGGGTGAGGCGCGGACGGTGATCGAGCAAATTGGCGAGCATGCGGGGCGCACGGTGGATATGGTGTCGGATATCTCCGCTGCCTTGCGCGAGCAATCGCAGGCCAGTTCCAACATTGCGCAACAAGTCGAACGCATTGCGCAGATGACTGACGAAAACAGTGCCATCGCTGGTAACACCAGTGAAGCAGCTCGTAACCTGGGGCGTCTGGCTGAAGAAATGGAAAAAGAAACCGCGCAGTATCAGCTCTGA